One part of the Candidatus Mancarchaeum acidiphilum genome encodes these proteins:
- a CDS encoding lipoate--protein ligase family protein, producing the protein MFDYEYWGNNILPIDDNMAIEEYLLDESAKKNVATVRFWNVNKDSVVIGYGESTSNIKRVDSSFDFTRRITGGSHVQFDKNCLAYTFTAPRDGSFRHFDDMRKYYAEKIVDALSDLGIDDIVADNKASTINVDGKVIASHAMFWGVDSALIHGLMLIDHYDVDKLYERMILKDRKIGKNVYREYDALKSAPAAKDLLFTDKTDVPKDRKVDYVKEKIVDRILEKVTDGRYVKRGIDGSVIGASRRLVSSTHIGTPWVSKRAPPYTSDIVEAIPGEELAGKLKKDLGYCMYIEVPDKDFSKMVEPADDL; encoded by the coding sequence TTGATGACAATATGGCTATAGAAGAATACCTGCTTGATGAGTCTGCAAAGAAAAACGTTGCAACGGTTCGCTTCTGGAATGTCAATAAGGACTCGGTGGTTATAGGATACGGAGAATCGACAAGCAACATAAAGAGAGTTGATTCAAGCTTTGATTTCACAAGGCGCATAACCGGCGGATCCCACGTCCAATTTGACAAGAACTGCCTTGCCTATACGTTTACGGCTCCAAGGGACGGGAGCTTCAGGCATTTTGATGATATGCGCAAATATTATGCAGAAAAGATAGTGGACGCTCTATCTGATCTTGGGATAGATGACATTGTTGCCGACAACAAGGCTTCCACGATAAATGTGGATGGGAAAGTGATAGCAAGCCATGCTATGTTCTGGGGGGTGGACAGCGCACTTATACATGGGCTTATGCTCATAGACCATTATGATGTAGACAAATTATACGAAAGGATGATACTGAAGGATAGGAAGATAGGCAAGAATGTGTATAGGGAATATGATGCACTTAAATCCGCTCCTGCAGCCAAAGACCTTCTGTTTACAGATAAGACGGATGTCCCTAAGGACAGGAAGGTGGATTATGTCAAAGAAAAGATAGTTGACAGGATACTTGAAAAAGTAACTGATGGAAGGTACGTAAAAAGAGGGATAGATGGCAGTGTGATTGGCGCTTCTAGGAGGCTTGTCTCCTCAACACACATAGGCACCCCTTGGGTAAGCAAGCGTGCCCCTCCTTATACAAGCGATATTGTAGAAGCTATACCTGGAGAAGAGCTTGCTGGGAAGCTCAAGAAGGATCTTGGCTACTGCATGTACATAGAGGTTCCTGACAAAGATTTCTCAAAGATGGTCGAACCTGCTGATGACTTATAA
- a CDS encoding non-canonical purine NTP pyrophosphatase: MGKTIYLITKNEAKIIAAKSAFEKYGIELKMLDVDYPEIQADTSMEVARYTALIAAKENSVDVIREDHSVVANALGQNIPGPYANYIIRKMPVERLIQIMKAVGDWTGFFDINAVYAHPDGRYLEYSFKVPIKFSDIQKGDPKGGWHSIMMLEDENRAFSEYNVLERVEVFNKNFVRIAEDISNGK; encoded by the coding sequence ATGGGGAAAACAATATATCTTATAACTAAGAACGAAGCCAAGATAATTGCCGCGAAAAGCGCATTTGAGAAATACGGCATAGAGCTAAAGATGCTTGACGTGGACTATCCTGAGATACAGGCAGATACAAGCATGGAGGTTGCAAGGTACACTGCATTGATAGCAGCAAAGGAGAATTCTGTCGATGTGATAAGAGAGGACCACAGTGTTGTTGCAAATGCATTGGGCCAAAACATACCAGGGCCATATGCCAATTACATTATACGAAAAATGCCAGTCGAAAGGCTGATACAGATAATGAAGGCGGTTGGAGATTGGACGGGCTTCTTCGATATCAATGCGGTATACGCCCACCCGGATGGAAGGTACTTGGAGTACTCTTTCAAAGTCCCTATAAAATTTTCAGACATCCAAAAAGGGGATCCAAAAGGCGGATGGCATAGCATTATGATGCTAGAAGATGAAAACAGGGCATTTTCCGAATACAATGTATTGGAAAGGGTAGAAGTTTTCAATAAAAACTTTGTAAGAATAGCGGAGGACATATCAAACGGCAAATAA
- a CDS encoding NUDIX hydrolase — protein MVKNANGKFVLKALLLTENNGKILVQFVRNGKKGRLYRPLGGHVEFGEKSEGTIKREIREEVDSSIKDLKFVGFIENIYRSETRLHHEIDFIYEGKLSNEKLFENEIFDRDEDGRKEKAYWIEKSLFKEEKIKIVPRNILKYL, from the coding sequence ATGGTAAAAAATGCTAATGGCAAATTCGTCCTTAAAGCGCTTCTTTTAACTGAAAATAATGGCAAGATATTGGTGCAGTTTGTAAGAAATGGCAAAAAAGGGCGCCTTTACCGACCTCTTGGCGGGCACGTTGAATTTGGCGAAAAGAGTGAGGGTACAATAAAAAGAGAGATCAGGGAAGAGGTTGACTCTTCTATAAAAGACTTGAAGTTCGTTGGCTTCATAGAGAACATATACAGGTCTGAGACAAGGCTTCACCACGAGATTGATTTCATATACGAGGGCAAGCTTTCAAATGAAAAATTATTCGAGAATGAGATATTTGACAGGGATGAAGACGGCAGGAAGGAAAAAGCTTACTGGATAGAAAAAAGCCTGTTTAAAGAGGAAAAAATCAAGATAGTGCCAAGAAATATTTTGAAGTATTTGTGA